The genomic segment TTTCAATGACTAACCATGTCTTATTAAAGACTGTGAGATgggctttaaatttaaatgtttttgcgCCTGTTGAAACAAGGCCAAGAAGTTATTTAGACTTCAGAATACATAAGTTGGTACTTTAAAATGCTTCTACATTCTGGTGTCACATTTGGACCTGTGTAACAGGCTCTTTGATTGGTTAAATAACTGATATGTCATAGTCCAGTGAATGAATgccatatttttttatacagctattgttttgatgttttgaatTTACAGTACTTTAAGCTTGTTGCTCATGTATAAGTAGTGAGAGATCTTAAGTGACCTTTGTTTAGTTGAAAGCTAATGTATGTTGTTTTACTAGATTATTACAGAATGtctttttatattcttttttttaaaattcagttttaaacatATGCAAGCATTAACAATGCTATGTTGTGCAATGGTAGATAGACCAACAAACCATGAAATGAGCAAAagaatcaaaaataaaaggagcAAGAATCAAGGTACTTTTAATTCCAGTTAGTCCTTTAACAGATGCTTTGGTCCAAAGCAACTTGGATGTAAGGAAGTCATACACGGGAGCAAGTTAGGACTCAGTGTCGTTTCCAAGGGCACGTTTACGTGTGGACTGGAGAAGCTGGGGATCGATAGTGAGCAAAGTGCTCTTCCTCAGCTGCACACCCTTAGTATGAAATTGGCTTATGAGATGATTATCACTTGTAAAGCTCCTCCAAGTGACTGTATATGGGAAACCAAAGTCTTTTAGTGACTCAAATGCCCAGCTGTTTCTAGCCAGCCCCTGTATTTGTCATGCACAGTTTATTCCAGGGAAAACTGGACATTTGCCTTGTTTGTTCTTTCAAGAGCAGCATGACGACAAACAGGAAATTACAGCGTGAGGGGGAACTTGTTTTGACCGAGCTGCCCAAGGGAAAAGTGTGTTTGCTGAGAGGGTATCCAGAATGTACAATTTCCACATCCATGATCCAAATTAGTGCGGCTGGCCTCGTCTGCTTGAAACACTTTTCTTGTTAAGGCCTTGGATTTAATGGCCTCATTTGGAGTAAACCTACTGTTTGCTCCAGCCAGGCATCTCTTTTTGCTAATATGGCCTTACCTTTTACAAGCTGCATGCCCTGTAAATGATTACAAACATCACATTCATGACATGTTGTAGAATCTATAGCTGACATGTTTAATGTCTATATTTCAGGCATTGCAGTCATACAATAGGTATGGGGTGTTATTGTTACCAGCTGTTTGCTTTTTGATTTGAGCCTAAGAGTTTCAAGGAAGGTTTTTAACTGCACCTTTTGTTCTcggtgaatgtttttgtttcactggGGCCTTTGCTTTATTCAAATGCAACCCCTTGAGGGGTCAACAGTAGACTGTTCCCACCAAGTCTCACAGTGCGGGCCTTTTGTCTTGAATGTGTTGATTAGCAACTGGTCATAAAAGATGGAAGCAAAGGTCACAGACCAAGAgcaaaagagggggaaaaaaagatgaccGTTGAGAGAGGCAATAATTCCAAGAAATCTCAGCTTTTCCATCAATGTTAGaagtttaaatttgtttgatGCCACGGAAAAGCAGAAATTTGATACTCGGTTACTGTGCTCTGCAGATAGTTACCGTTGATCTAATGGGTGCCAAATAATGCAGATAGCTACCTAGGTAGtagcacaaggaaaaaaaaacacatacctGGTAGTGCATTACTTGGCTAAAGATACAATGACAAGTTGGACGGTTTTTTCACTGCAGAGTAAATTCATGTAGTAACATGGCTCATTGTATTAGTGCAGTGCAGCCTCCCTCCCCCAGTTTACCACTGTGGTGGTGGTTATCgtttattatttaacatgtggtttagatttttatttcttttttttttttttcagctcaatgtttttatttggaaatTCCGACCTACTGTATATCCAAcactaaattgtgttttttggtaGAGCAGGTGTAGTCAGCATTACTCTTGACGTTAAAGAGTGCTGCAGAAATCTTTCTCAGGGCATCAGTGGAGCTCATTCACATATTATCATGATAGTCAGATTTGATTAAAGTTGCCTTCTACATATCGATTCCGCAGATCTTTATCCACTTCGGATTAGTTGTGGCCAGTCTATGTTGGCACCATGATTCAACTCCAACGTTTCAGTCTCATTTAGTTCTGCTTACATTTGGATTTACATCCACAAATATTTTTGCCCCAGTCATTGATTCTGACATCCGGAGCAAAACAGTCATGCAGTCCTTCAAAGTGACTTCCCACTGAGTCACCAGATGAGCACATTTAACCTGCagtctcctccacctccaccccacCCCCTTTCCTGCATGTCAGCGACGGTGAATTAGAGTGAAGGTCAGAGATGAGGTCAGCCATTTGTGGAGCAGCAGAAGGAGGAAGTTTTAGTCACAAATAAAATGCCCTTTGGTTACTAGAAATCTCCAGCACTTTGACGTCCTGTCAGAGGCATCCCGTTTCCATGAAAACATGTTGGGTAACTTTAGTCACTTTATAAAAGTTGTTTCCTTCTGggcaaatgcatcaaaatagttttgcttttaattttagaTCTGCCTTCTGAATTATATGAAAATATGCTTCTGTTTGTATGCTATGTACGCCTTAAGTTGTGTAGTTTGTGTGACGCATGTGACGCAGCATGGTCTGTTGGTTTTTAACAGAATGGACAGACTCAAATTCACAGCGGATTGCTGATTTCTTTTATGTCTGGGATTTCACAGCTGTACATGAACAACTCTTGACAATcgaaaatactgtaaatggagGTGAGCTCAGCCTCCAGCATGGGCATTGTGTGTAACCATGCACGCATTTGTTAATACCTGTAATGTTTCTGAAGAGCGTATATTTTTGAGGAGTCCCATACCATTTCACGTTAACCCCACAAACTTACATTGCGCATAAAACTGCCATGATTGCATTGCATTGACACATAATCTCTAGCtatgtataaaacatttttaaatagatgaTTGTATTTACTATTCAGATTCATATGTATTCTGATGCCTGTAGATCAGGGATGTAAACACTTCgctagtttgtttgttttttcagcatctATTTCATTTTGCAGCTGAATGTATGTGTGCTATTGCCATACTGACAGCTGCCCACATAACCCCCTAAAAACCATCATCACTACATATAAACTGTAAGATGGATGGACAGGCTTGATATAAGGAGCACTGTCTGGATCACACGTGACAAGGCCTTTTATTAAGTGTTGCCAAGTGGACTGAACACTGTCTAATTATGGACAACTGAACTTTGATTTCCTAATGTTCAGACTGAACTTTTGTACCATTGTGACACATGATGATAAAATAAACCCTTAACATGAAATCAGTTGCAAAGACTCCCTCAGTGTTTGTTCTTGCTGTGGAAGTCCAGAGCAGCAGTGGCGTTGCAGAGAAATCTTTGTAATACACCTTTTACTGCTGACCTTTTGGTTCGCGTTAGTAGGAAGACATTGCACTGGATCGGAGCACAACACACCAGGAGTCTCGAGCTGTCTCATCTAAATTCAATCCAGTGGTAATGTTAATAAATACACCTGTGCATTTCCTGCTGTGTCACGCCAGGATCTCCAATTTCTTTCTCTCAGAATATTGTTTGCCCAAATCCTTCTCTGCTTCACTTTATGTGGTATTAAATGATTGTTTCACCTTTTGCATTCATTAACTGAGAGGATGTCAActtgttaatttgttaatttgtgcaCATGGTGGGAGCATAAAGTTCAGAGCCCTCTCAGTTGTCTTGTACACAAAATATGCTTGAACTAACATTCACACCCCTCCCCACATCATGTCTGTATCTTCAAGTTGTGACCAGTTGGAGGGAAATTTTTCACCACctctgattaattttttttctgaaaaaattGTAAAGGTTAAGTCTATAGTAATTCTTGAGGCGGGAAAGTACAAAgcataatctttaaaaaaaaaaaaaaaaagtaatttatgcAACAGATGCTTTATATACATACATGGCTTATCTGACATCAACTTAATAGTAGGTCAAATTAGCTTTAATACTGAAATACTGCTTATTGGGGcggatgtagctcagttggtaaggaagtccacagggtcagtggtttgattcctggtccTGGCTGTAtgtatgttgaagtgtctctgggcaaaacccccaacagcccattcccctccccagctgtgcagtcccAGTCTAAGCctggtggaaattggggagcgttgcatcaggaagggcatctgatgtaaaaactgccaaatcaacatgcgggcaatgatccgctgtggcgggatgagccgaaagggggaaaaaaacaaacaaaaaaaaacagaaatacgaCTTATCAGCAACAATAGTAACATTCATAATATGTATAGTATGTGTCTCTACTTAGTAAATAATTAAGAAATGGGTGCTGTTAATACTTTTCTTTTGGAAGTAAATTAACAATACTggaatataaaaatacacaaccaCAAGGTTTtgtaaggttttgttttgtaaatgataAGTGAAATAGCCAAGTTCAGTgaagaaaaatgctaaaaaaggagaaataggTCATTGCATCATGTTTGATAGTTATTTATGTCGTGTGTgttttgcatacatttttatcTATAACTGAAATAAAGCAGACAAAACTTGTACAGGAGGAAATGGCACACAATTTGCTCACTTTAAATACAATTCTTTAAGTACAAGGTTACTTCACttgagtatttacattttatgtagttttacttcACTACTTGACTCTACTACATCTGTTTTACAGCTTGAGTTTCTTTTTGTAAACTAGTTGTCAGTAGGGATTGAATCTCCACATTTACcagctgctgattttttttcaaaacaaagttcGAAAGAAGAGTTTacgcctttttaaaaaattatttgggCAACTATACATTTGTTGAccatattttcatgttttaattttttaacacATCTGGACTGGACATAAAAAGTGCATCTTATCAACAGCATCGTATTCAGTGCCGTTCAAAACGACATTAATAGTTGAGAGTGGAGCAATAATATGTAttaacatatgaaaaaaaaatcacatctggGGCAAAATAAAGCCCAGAGAAATGCCCCCTTTATattagtttttcagttttagttttagttataGTTTTTCATCATCGTGTTTAATTGTGATGATGCATTTTGTCAAGTGACCAGAATCgtttgcaaaataataaaacatttaaaacaattataattaaTGATAGAAATATTTTTGGGATCCAAATCCTTAAATAATATACAATTGTATAATTGAAGAAAACTCAATAACTTATTGTTGCATGTCGTCTTTAGCCTGCATCGATTCTCTTCTCACCTGAGAAAAATCgtaaataagaaaacaatagTGAAATCTGCCAACGCTCGAAGTGGTACTGCTACTTGTAATGATGCTTTCGGGCATCTGACTAATGGCCCCCCGCACTCCGTCACTGCATCCTGTGACCACAAGATGTCGCTGTAGCTCAGCTGTGTTGATTTCTCTTACAGCAAAGCTAAAAGCGACACCTGGGGGCAGCCGTGAACATAATCTGCAGCCCTCCTACGAAGGCGAAAGAGTTAAATCCCAAATCGCATCCCATGCTGCCACTGTAATTGATTTTGACGCGTCACGTGGTCTGAAATCAGCGCTAACACGCTGGAGTTTTTAACCGCAGGAGACACATTGTATCTGCTTCATGAGCTGGACCTCTCCGAGCGGGACCATTATGGATTTTATGACAGACCAAGATGTGCAAAAGGtgagaaatgcattaaaataaaacacaccgTTGTTGTTAACTAATCACCTGCCCTGAATCTGTAGGGGAGAAAAAATCTACTGCACGTTTGCATCACTGGCCAGTTTATTccctgaatgtgttttttttttttttttttttttgttaattaatgtGGTGCAGTTATATAACAGCAGCCCATTGGTGCGCGATTCCCACTCATTACATAAGAGATTGCAGCCACAAGTGGCAGCACGTGAACAAATCCTCCTGTTTGGAGGATTCCTCTGACTTTACGAGTACATACCTTTCCCATTTGGAATTGAAAAAAGTGTGAATAGAGTGAGCTGTTTAATAGAATTGAGAATGTGCACTAACGATTGTATTATTTATCCATTGATCTGCTAACTTCTGTTTGATTCATCGACCGATATTGTTCTATCTACAAAACGTCTGAAAGCAGCGATAAAGtctatcaaataaaatgtttgacctGATCCCATTTTCAGTTAATGATGTAATCAAGAGAAAATCAGTAAATCTTCATATTGAACTAAGCAGAAACTtgggattttcttttgtttgttttaaagatcaaaTTGTTGATCCGTTTTCTGCCAGTTAACTGCAGTAGACTGATGCAGCTCTATTAAATTAGCTCTAACAAATCTACATTTGTCGTAGATAGCAGTTACAGGGATTCCTCTAAGCTGCAAAATGGTGCTGAATCATTAAGTTAATCGGCCAGTCAGTCATCAGCATCTGATTGCCttgataataaaatgtgacatgtaAAAATGCTATTTCCCATTGATTGGATTTTGCAGGATTAATCTGTATTGTGACACCTGTAATCTGACTTTATTTACACCCTATATTTAACAAACTAATAgatccaaatactgaaaggtgCAGGTATcaatcatttaccatttattaacAGAATAACAGTCTCTTACGTGATGCTCCAAGAGGTGCAGAGATACCTGCAGGTAGCAGCTGTGGATTGTTATTCATACTAAAATAGCCTACTTAATAGTAAAGCTTTTACAGTTGCAAGATTTTCAGCCATCTGGCAAAAATGTTAATAACCCAGAACAAGGATGTGGACTGTGAACTTTTGGAGTTTGTAAGTTTGGGTGAAGTTGACACAGATAAGGCTTTGGAGAGCTGCTGGGCTTTGGTCATCAATCCTCTTCACATCCAGGGGCGGATGGGGATGTATTTGCTCTGTAAGTGTCTGAACAGTTTCAGCCTATGCATTGATTTGACTATTATCCCTCTATCAGTTACATCTTTGTGCAAAAGTAGAATTACACTCAAACCAGCTTGTTCCCACAAGATGTAGGATTCTTATGGCCACATGTCTGGAAATACACAGACGTGGAAAAAAGGACCGGCTCATGTTTCAAGTGCTGAGTAGTTGCTGTTGTAGTGACCCTGTTGTTGAAACTGACTGAGCAGCACTTTCCTCCTTCTTTATAGTACATTGAGGATGGGTATGTGGTTCTGGACGGGCTGCTCACCCCCCAGGAGTGTGATGAACTGAGGCAGAGGATGGCAGAGATAGTAGAGCGGATGGATGTTCCAGAGCACTGCCGCACCACCTTCTCCACCTATCACGATGAGCAGCTCAAAACCCAGGTCATCTAATGAGCTGAACAGGATGAGTCCTTATCATAATTAACAGTTAATTCAccaggtttttttctttttgcacatgCTTACAATTGCTTTGCACTTGAAGATGCAGGTAAAGTTCCCGCTTAGTTTCATGCAGATATTCATGATCGGCCTCACATAATTGTTGCCCCTCCATTTATTCCTACCCTCGGCCCTGCGTGTCCTTCAGTTTCAGGCTAATGCCTAACTCTAAAGTCAACACTCTTGTCTCTGTGATGCAATCATTCCCCGGTGGATCACTTAAATGACATTAACCTTTTAACTTGCAGGGAAATGCTGACTATTTCATCACTAGTGGAGATAAGATCCGTTTTTTCTTCGAGAAAGGAGTTTTTGATGACGAAGGTGAGCTCTACTGAACCTCATCCTAGCCTGTCTGTTAatctgtgaaaaatgtaaagttagATGGGTAAAGCCCTTTTTTGGCTTGCAGGGGAATTCATTATACCAAGACCGCGGTCGGTGAATAAAGTTGGTCATGGTAAGATTTCTAATTggaatattttaacaaaataaattccGCATTTTACAATAGTCTTCTAAATATTGTCAGTTTCCTTTTAGCACTACATGCCTATGAGCCACTGTACAAAAAGGTTACACATTCACCCAAAATTCAGGTGCGTGAGCAGCTGAATAACGTCAGAGCTAATGCACTGGTCACAAAATACCAAACACATCAAATGTTGTTCTCTTAGGGTATAGCTAAGAAGCTGGGTCTTGTGCATCCTGTGATACTGCAAagcatgtacatttttaaggtAAAGCATGGAACACTATCACTGATTATtcctgaaatgtgttttctttggagTAAGATATCACAATATAACATATTCCTTCCGGTCTACTCCAGCAACCAGGGATTGGTGGAGAAGGTAGGAAAAATCAGCTGATTGCAcaatacagaaagaaagaaaatatgctTTCCAGAAACGATCCTTTCTTGTCGGTTTCTCAGTGACACCGCACCAGGATGCCACATTTCTGTATACGGAGCCCCTTGGCAGAGTTATGGGGATCTGGATCGCGCTGGAAGATGCTACTGTCAGTAATGGCTGCCTGTGGTTTATCCCAGGGTCCCACAAAAGTAGGTTCATAGCTTACAATAACTGTGCACTGTTGCTTTAAAATGATCAACTCCCGTCAGTGTAAAACAATGGATATACCACTATCATCCCACCCATCCATGAATTAGTTTTTATCCATCATTGTTGCATGTTACattcctccttttccttttcccagATGGTATCACCCGGCGTATGGTGCGTACCCCAAAGGGCACCTTCCCCCTGACAGACTTTATTGGTCAAGAGCAGACCTATGATGATGAGAAGTTCGTTGCTGCACCAGTTAAACAAGGTAATTGTCTTAAAACGCTTAGTCGCCAAGTTActttaatgtgtattttcagGTGCATCCTGACTGAAAAGTCATTTGATTTTGTTGGTAAATTGTCTATAGCTGCTAGTGTGAGCACAGATTGCATTTATAGTGCCCAACAAAACATCaatttaaaggaatagtttaacttttttgttaAGAGGGCTGATTGTCCTACAAAGTAATTTTCAGGAAGATGATTTCCTtcctgtgaaagaaaaaaaagatgtaacgTAAAGCATATTAAGCTTCAGAGGTACTTGTaggcaaatgtttgttttcctgtgtagTCTTTATACAACGCTGTGTCCTGGCTGTAGTCTCATATCCTCCCCATATGGATATTAAAAAAGCAGATTCGTTGATAATAAAAGGAGCTTTAATACTTTATCaccaaaaaagctaaaaagctGTGAAGCCCGGTCTGCTCTTGCACAATCGCGGCCTCCGTCAATCTCCGTTTTCTCAGGTAGTGTAGTTCTGATCCACGGAGAAGTGGTGCATCGCAGTGCTGAAAACACTTCAGAAGAATCTCGACACGCCTACACCTTCCACATCATGGAATCTCAGGACACCCACTGGAGCCCTGACAACTGGTGAGAGTTTGcagggtttttttatttttcattttctaatgtttttttgttttagctatTTCCAACAGAAGGCACTCCCATGTTGTGAGGGGTGTATGAAATAAACACTAAAGTAACATGGTATCATTCTTGACAGAGAAAATAcagtacttttgtttttgttgacttATGCCTGGGTTCCTATTTTACTCTCTGTCAGGCCACTTAATAATGATCTCTTTTAAATGCATGCGGCTTTAGTGAAAGGTAAATTTTATGTTCAATTATTCCTTAATTACCACATTTGGCCGCGGTGGCTGCTGCTCAGCAAATGCAAAGCATGAATACGTAACGTTTTAGTCCTGCTTTGCTCGGGTGAGCTTACAGTACTGTGTGTAATGCTTCCTAGACTATGGCCAGACGTGACATTTATGGGATAGCAGAAAACgcttaatataaaatgttttgtaacattAGTGACAGTAGCAAAAGTAGAGAAGAGTCATGTGACAAGTCAGCAGCATCTGTTTTACAGCATTAGATACGGTATCTATAAAGTTTGCCACTGTTTTCTAACATTTGACATCATAAGCTCTTTGCTTCTCAATGTAAATGTAGGCTGTAAGAGTAAGATTGTGTTTAAAGCTACAGGCTGACTGAGCCAACacatctctctgtgtttttttaaaggctgCAGCCCACTGAAGAGCTCCCCTTCCCACCTCTCTACACCAAATAAAGGATGTCTTTACAGtgtctttttaaatatgaatttttaTTAGACTGAAGAAGTGAAAATTTTGTTtaacaacaatttttttatcaacattCCCTGGATGCTCAGTAAAACAGCTGATACAACATTGTCACCAACCagcattgtttttcttcacaaatcTATTTCCAAATGAAGTGATCCCCATTGTTACAGGCAacagtacaatacagtacagtaagatCATTTTAAGACaaagcttaaataaaaaaaaacaaaaacaactgaacTTTCATGTATGAATATTTTTTAGCTAACAACATCCAAAACTTGTGTGGTTTTTGAATTAAACTGAGAAAGAAATAAGGATGCAGTCATGTGCACTGGTCTCTCTTTGCAAACCTCAAATGAGATTTAAACAAGTGAACGAAACATCAGAGGCATTTCAACTGTCTTTCTTATCTGATGCACCTTACATGCAATGTCATGTTTGTAAAAAATGATGATGCAAAGATGATGGGAAAAAACTATTCTACCATATTCATCCTAATAAAATGCCATCAGAATGACAATAAAACACCACGGAGCTGCTAATTCATGCTGAAAACAAGTTTAGCATCAtctcaaaatgataaaaataaacctgatgacatgtttctttaaagCAAATAATTTATAGTATTAATAAAAGCTGCTAATACGGGTCTGTGCTTAATCAGTTTTTCCCAAAGCGTTATCTACAGAGTTTACAGGCTCAGTATCATAAggaaatattatatatatgttcAACAGGTCCCATCAAAACCACAGAAATATTAAGCAAAGtttattttactaaacaaaaacatactgtagtatTCATATTACGGTACTGGATTTCACCATAGTGTCATGCAGGAGCATAGTGAGTTTGTGTCATATCAAAGTGTAAACTAGCCCTTTTAGGGTTCGAGAGGGGCTGCCATGCTTCATCTACACCATTCGGTAATGCATGATAGAAAAAATACTTCTTAAGGCAAATACTTTCAGCAAGACGTGTATTTTGCCATAAGGGAGGCAAAGTAATATTCcaataatgaaaaaagttgattcagaaaaacacatcaataaGCTAATTTAAATAATGTTCTTCAAAGGCAATATAAAGACATTTGCAAAAAGGGATGCGATAGGAAAAACCTTCTCATTGATCATCAAAAAGTGCCATTTAGCAGCGCTGAGATGTCCACAACTCTATAAATGTTTA from the Channa argus isolate prfri chromosome 18, Channa argus male v1.0, whole genome shotgun sequence genome contains:
- the phyhd1 gene encoding phytanoyl-CoA dioxygenase domain-containing protein 1 isoform X2 gives rise to the protein MSWTSPSGTIMDFMTDQDVQKYIEDGYVVLDGLLTPQECDELRQRMAEIVERMDVPEHCRTTFSTYHDEQLKTQGNADYFITSGDKIRFFFEKGVFDDEGEFIIPRPRSVNKVGHALHAYEPLYKKVTHSPKIQGIAKKLGLVHPVILQSMYIFKQPGIGGEVTPHQDATFLYTEPLGRVMGIWIALEDATVSNGCLWFIPGSHKNGITRRMVRTPKGTFPLTDFIGQEQTYDDEKFVAAPVKQGCSPLKSSPSHLSTPNKGCLYSVFLNMNFY
- the phyhd1 gene encoding phytanoyl-CoA dioxygenase domain-containing protein 1 isoform X4 codes for the protein MSWTSPSGTIMDFMTDQDVQKYIEDGYVVLDGLLTPQECDELRQRMAEIVERMDVPEHCRTTFSTYHDEQLKTQGIAKKLGLVHPVILQSMYIFKQPGIGGEVTPHQDATFLYTEPLGRVMGIWIALEDATVSNGCLWFIPGSHKNGITRRMVRTPKGTFPLTDFIGQEQTYDDEKFVAAPVKQGSVVLIHGEVVHRSAENTSEESRHAYTFHIMESQDTHWSPDNWLQPTEELPFPPLYTK
- the phyhd1 gene encoding phytanoyl-CoA dioxygenase domain-containing protein 1 isoform X1, giving the protein MSWTSPSGTIMDFMTDQDVQKYIEDGYVVLDGLLTPQECDELRQRMAEIVERMDVPEHCRTTFSTYHDEQLKTQGNADYFITSGDKIRFFFEKGVFDDEGEFIIPRPRSVNKVGHALHAYEPLYKKVTHSPKIQGIAKKLGLVHPVILQSMYIFKQPGIGGEVTPHQDATFLYTEPLGRVMGIWIALEDATVSNGCLWFIPGSHKNGITRRMVRTPKGTFPLTDFIGQEQTYDDEKFVAAPVKQGSVVLIHGEVVHRSAENTSEESRHAYTFHIMESQDTHWSPDNWLQPTEELPFPPLYTK
- the phyhd1 gene encoding phytanoyl-CoA dioxygenase domain-containing protein 1 isoform X3, which produces MAEIVERMDVPEHCRTTFSTYHDEQLKTQGNADYFITSGDKIRFFFEKGVFDDEGEFIIPRPRSVNKVGHALHAYEPLYKKVTHSPKIQGIAKKLGLVHPVILQSMYIFKQPGIGGEVTPHQDATFLYTEPLGRVMGIWIALEDATVSNGCLWFIPGSHKNGITRRMVRTPKGTFPLTDFIGQEQTYDDEKFVAAPVKQGSVVLIHGEVVHRSAENTSEESRHAYTFHIMESQDTHWSPDNWLQPTEELPFPPLYTK